The following proteins are co-located in the Anser cygnoides isolate HZ-2024a breed goose chromosome 2, Taihu_goose_T2T_genome, whole genome shotgun sequence genome:
- the CYP51A1 gene encoding lanosterol 14-alpha demethylase isoform X3: MLSLLEVGGSLLERVAVGNPLSLALAASAFALSLGYLLQLGYRRHVGSEQRKYPPYISSNIPFLGHAIAFGKSPIEFLENAYDKYGPVFSFTMVGKTFTYLLGSDAAALLFNSKNEDLNAEDVYSRLTTPVFGKGVAYDVPNAVFLEQKKMLKTGLNIAQFKQHVSVIEEETREYFKAWGESGEKNLFEALSELIILTASHCLHGKEIRSLLNEKVAQLYADLDGGFTHAAWLLPGWLPLPSFRRRDRAHKEIKNIFYKVIQKRRNSEEKEDDMLQTLLDASYKDGRPLTDDEIAGMLIGLLLAGQHTSSTTSAWLGFFIARDKSIQEQCYAEQKAVCGDDLPPLTYDQLKDLSLLDRCLKETLRLRPPIMTMMRMAKTPQTVAGYSIPPGHQVCVSPTVNHRLRDSWKDALDFKPDRYLQDNPAAGEKFAYVPFGAGRHRCIGENFAYVQIKTIWSTLLRLYEFDLINDYFPTINYTTMIHTPNNPIIRYKRRSL; encoded by the exons atgctgagcctgctggaggtCGGCGGCTCGCTGCTGGAGCGGGTGGCCGTCGGCAACCCCCTGTCCCTGGCGCTGGCCGCCTCCGCCTTCGCCCTCAGCCTGGGctacctgctgcagctgggctaCCGGCGGCACGTCGGCTCCGAGCAGCGG aaataCCCGCCCTATATTTCATCAAACATCCCTTTCCTTGGGCATGCGATAGCATTTGGAAAAAGTCCCATTGAGTTTCTGGAAAACGCTTACGACAAG TATGGACCTGTGTTCAGTTTCACGATGGTTGGCAAGACATTTACCTACTTGCTGGGTAGTGATGCAGCTGCACTGCTCTTCAATAGCAAAAATGAAGACCTGAATGCAGAGGATGTATACTCTCGGTTGACGACACCTGTTTTTGGAAAGGGAGTTGCTTATGATGTCCCTAATGCG GTATTTTTGGAACAGAAGAAGATGCTCAAAACTGGGCTAAATATCGCCCAGTTTAAGCAGCATGTATCTGTGATCGAAGAAGAAACAAGGGAGTATTTCAAAGCATGGGGAGAGAGTGGAGAAAAAA ATCTGTTTGAAGCCCTTTCGGAACTTATCATTTTGACAGCAAGTCATTGCCTACATGGCAAGGAAATAAGAAGCTTGCTGAACGAGAAGGTGGCGCAGCTCTATGCCGATTTGGATGGGGGCTTCACGCacgctgcctggctgctgcccggCTGGCTGCCTCTGCCGAGCTTCAG ACGTCGAGATCGAGCACACAAAGagataaagaatattttctacAAGGTTATCCAGAAACGTCGGAATTCTGAGGAAAAGGAGGATGACATGCTCCAAACGCTACTGGATGCTTCATACAA GGATGGCCGCCCGCTGACAGATGACGAGATAGCTGGGATGCTTATTGGGTTGCttctggcagggcagcacacaTCCTCCACCACCAGTGCCTGGCTTGGCTTCTTCATAGCCAGAGACAAATCGATACAGGAGCAGTGCtatgcagaacagaaagcagtTTGTGGAGATGACTTGCCACCATTGACTTATGACCAG CTCAAAGATCTCTCTTTGCTGGATCGCTGTCTGAAAGAAACTTTAAGGCTCAGACCTCCTATAATGACCATGATGAGGATGGCCAAAACTCCCCAG ACTGTTGCTGGCTACAGTATTCCCCCCGGCCACCAGGTCTGTGTATCTCCCACTGTCAACCACCGCCTGAGGGACTCGTGGAAAGACGCGCTGGACTTCAAGCCTGACCGCTACCTTCAGGATAACCCAGCAGCGGGGGAGAAGTTCGCGTACGTTCCCTTTGGCGCTG GCCGTCATCGCTGTATCGGAGAAAACTTTGCTTATGTCCAGATTAAGACGATTTGGTCTACCTTGCTTCGTTTGTATGAATTTGACCTCATCAATGACTATTTTCCAACTATCAATTACACAACAATGATACATACACCCAATAACCCCATTATCAGATACAAGAGGAGGTCTCTGTAA